The following DNA comes from Papaver somniferum cultivar HN1 chromosome 4, ASM357369v1, whole genome shotgun sequence.
cgctatacaaaataacctaacttcgtatagttgagaccaagcaactaaacctatagttaacctagttccgtctttattcccacgcctccaacttatgaataagtcacgtacttggaacaattcctttggttcgtattccaaatagtaaaggaactacaaatctgtttggtatcaactctcttcaaccaagtgatatgagtcggacaaaggctcttctgtttatcttaacataaactccttcgtcaggtccttagatcaatcttatgttcaattaccgaagtagtCGTTAAAATTTTgcaaacaacactcttaatccaaagaattgtgttgatgccgatctactcaaataatcaatccaattctatcacaaagataaaaccgattatagttggatcctttttttACCGAAAaacgtattgtgcacaccaaagattatgaaccccaaatcataaatcttcaatatcttctttgtcttcaaatgtttttagatcttcaataaatacctgcacacaacaacttgaatatcttgtgatcaatcacccacagaacagagtctgttaataatggattatcacaagatcgtatttttatttacaaatagtctaaagatccctgtcgaaaatctgaactagtttgagtgaatcttatatcagaagagaagatcctcaagcataaacaaactaggtgcaatcaaagttcaaccaccgttagtcaatcaaatcaatgaaagcaaaagataaaccacaattatctagtttcccaccaacggtactaatagagcttctcaatcacaaagaagactttaaaacgagcggtcgtaagagatttctcctaattagattactttcctctccgaataggaggcttcacTGGTAGCAACATAACAAGAGGtggtttgctgttacgaaggattagtttgctggaaatgcaaacttcaagtatttatagactaggaagtttggacaccaaggaatttccaaaaccgaaaatattctcaagataatcATTAAAGCACaagttcggtttccataattcctggaaatgctctgtccaattaaatattaacattcacagcacgtgcttaaagtatgtcgacatccttactttgtaagtcctttttcatacttaagACCTTGATACCGATTTTCAAACAACATTcgatcacaaatcatgggtgtaacggttctaccaaaacaagtttcgattctacctccatgtgagtactgtgcttagtcacactagctttccaaaatttggttgactaggtactaggatcggttccccacatatatatggtatctaacttgtacttgctgcacatgtccataggatcggttcccctttgcctaaaaacgtgttgcacatgtccataggatcggttcccgtttctgctataaacttactgcacctcatacaaggatctattcccctttgtgatgtactgcacctcttactaggatcggttcctctttacccatatttggtcagacataaaatcacaaactcgatcataccatctcaggtgattacttaagatcggtttcagtaataaaagtcataccaatacataagttaggcctttgtgaatatttttaccaagaacacaaacaagtcacgaacggttatactaatcacacatattggttgttcacaagatatgcaatgaataacaataccaataacacctggcgattttcttttcgattcacaaaccaagttcatgaatttacttccttagaacacatgtaaaacattgttccctaggatgaaatcctcacctcatacctatacataatcacattagcatttaaacgattatgtcgatgtcttatctataaagtttaatggttaagcaataaacctcgtattgtattccttaatactatatctatctaaagttcaatcatgcttcgcagttttgttttcaatatgcacgacttgaaagttacgttaggtaatgaaatagttcaagtcaaataccactaacctcaagtggaaagatgatgttgtcattgtaactacttgcttcttcacatcttcaagtctttgcaatacttgtaatgtctcatatcctaatactttcaagctaacctatacgaagttgactctagtacataatcaagcgactcttaacatgagttttgattcaccaaaatatgacaaccaaacttgacataccaacgcttggtgggttcaaccgagcatgctCTAACACTTACTTCTTTCACTCATTATGTCTAATGAATCTCttaaccataaaaaaaaaaaagcaaaaacctagggtttggtCGGACTAGCTCCGGTTTTTTCTCTCCTTCTTCTCCTTGCGTTTTCGTGCTACGATTTGGCGTCAATGTCGCCGAATCAATCAATTCTGCCTGATCTAGGAAACCATCCAAATCAGAAACGCAATGATCGTGATCAGAATAGAAATCGATCACGTTCAAGGCCAAGATTTACATATGTTCCAAAAACAGGAAACCCTAATCATGGCGCGAATAATTCCAAAGATGGAAATAGTTCGTATGCTAATATAATTAAGAAGAAATCCATTGTTATGTCCAATATTGATGTGGATTCTTTATCACACCCTCCTGTTCGAGCCTCTACTGGTGGGATTGTGATCACAATTCCTAAGGATGTCATTCGACGTTCTAAAGAAATGTGGAAATTTAGTATTGTATGCCGTTTTGATTTCAAAACCCTAGGTACTAAGTTTGAAGATGTTAAGCGAATTCTTTGCGACCAATGGAGCTTAACATGCCAAGTCCAGTTTATTCCACGGGTGAAAGGTTATTTTGTCATTAAGCTTAGCAATGAGGTTGATCGCAAAAGAGTTAGCTATGAAGGTCCGTGGAAGGTTaaggaacaacaattaaaaatgaTGCCATGGACTCCTATGTTTAATCCTGAATCGGAGAAAAACTCAAGGGCCACAGTCTGGGGCGTTTTCCATATCTTCACTTTGAATATTGGGAGGAGGAGATCTTATTTCGAATTGCTCGTGGCCTTGGCAAGCCTGTGGCTGTTGATCCGAGAACATTGAGAGTTGAATATGGTTATTTTGCTGCGATACTTGTGGATATAGATTTTTCAAAACCTTTGCCTAAGCTTGTTATTGATGATGAGGATTGTCCGGAAGGTTTTCgtcttgattatgattttttgaatAAGCCTGATTTTTGTGATCATTGTAAATCAGTTGGTCACACTTTGTCCCAATGCAGAACAGCTAAATATAAAGATTTGGAGAAGCTGCATGATGCTGAGGAGGATGAGTTAAAATGTGCGGCTCTCAAGGCTGAAATGGATGAACTGAAAGATTATTGGAAGAAGGAAAAATATGTTAAGCCAAAAGATAAACCTCCACCACCGGCACATACTGGAGGAGGAGGGGAACAATCTTTGGATCCTAAGGATGATGGGTTATGTATTGGAGGAGTTAAGCATATTGGGTGTCATACTCTGATTCCGAGTCCAGCTTCGAGTATTGCTGGAGAAGACAATATTGCAGACATTCCGCATGTCTTTCCTGATTCTGCTAGCACTAATCTTACAATTGGTTCAGTGCCCTTGCGTGATCTTGCTGATGATGCTGCTACACTCTCTTTGGACCTTGAAAAGGAGGAAGAGGAACTTTACAAAGTCTATGATGAACAAAAAAGGATAGCTGATGATATGGCAAAGGCTGCAGATCTTGCAAAAATACAAGATGCTTTATTGGCTAAATTGCAACATACTAGACAATTGCTTATGGCAAAGAAGAGGCAAGAGGAAGAGAAGAGTGCTCAAGAAGAAGATGGTATTTCGGATTTAGAGAAACAACAACATGAATTTGCtcatcaagatttttcacaaaCTCAACAAACCCAAGAGATGCTTTCTAATACTGCATTGAAAAAACTCGATGATGGTTTTAGTTCTCCAACTAGAACAGCTAGAAGGTCCTCTCCAGTTCGAACTGATGAAGTCCTTGAGACTTCTACTATGTTTGAAACTGTTATTGAAGCTAGTGAAGATTAAGAAGAAAGCATTGAAGCCGATGCTTCGCCTTTTAAGGAAAAACCACCGGATGCTTTGCAATCTGCCCGCAACGTAGAGATTGAGGCTGAAAAATTAGAATGGAGTGCTGctaaagatgatgaagataatCTTAGAAGGGAGTTAGCTGAGAAGAAGAAGTTGGATAATTTGGCTAAGAAGGGCGTTGTTAAAACCGCGCCAAAAAAGAACAGCAAACCTGGTGCCAAGCCGGTTGAGAATGAGGGTCAAGTTGTTAGAAGAGATCGAAGTCAAACACGCAAAGAAGATGATAAGGGTTCAGCAAGCCCTTCAAGGAGCATGGTTAATTAATGCTCAATTCTTGGCTAAGGATGGTGCAAGAGACAAGTTGCAGGAGCTTTCTTACTTGCACAAACCTGACGTAATTTGCATTGCAGAACCGCATGTTTTCTGCAGTGTACGTTTTGTTAGGTCTCTTAATTTGGTTGATTTTTCTGAAGATGTTATTAAAAATGAGGttgatggagataaaggtaatATTTGTATTTTATGGAAGAATACTCTTTTAAGGCCTGATATTTTATCTACTTCAAAGCAAGCAATTACTGTGAATTTTACGGGGGATTTCATTACGGATGTTTATGCTTCCTATAATCTGGTGGTAAGAAAGAGACTTTGGCCGtcaattaggtttaggttttataTCTATTCCTTGGTTGGTGTTGGGAGATTTCAATTGCATTTTACGCCTGGAGGAAAAGAAGGGATTTCTGACAATGGCTTGGTTGAGGCTGATGCTATTGGTAAAAAATATACTTGGTATAATTATAGAAGTGGAGCTCACAGAATTGTCTCTAGACATGATATGGCGGTTTTTAATGATGCTTGGTGCTATAAGTATGCGAACTGGAGATGCAAGGCCTTGCCTAGGGTTTGTTCAGATCATTCCCCCCATTTTGGGTttgcttttgaaaatccaaaGCCGGCTAGAGTTCCTTTTcgaattcagaagatgtggttttcccatcCAGGTTTTATGCAATTGGTGGAAGAGAGATGGAGTTTGGATCTTAATGGTGCTCCCCCTTTTGTTTTTACTTCTAAGCTGAAGAGACTAAAAGAGGTGTTGAAGATTTGGAACAGAACTATTTTTGGAGATGTACAATTTCACTTGAAGCAGGCTGAATTGAAGCTGGAAACTGAGAATGATATTCTTGATTATGATCCGGCTGATGAATTTCAATTCCTAAGGGTTGCGGATGCCAAAAAGGAGGTTGATGATGTGAGAATGGATTTGGCCATTATGCTTAAGATGAAGTCAAGAGTAACTTGGTTAGAGGATGGTGACCAAAATACTCGTTTCTTTCATAACAGCATCCGCATGAGGAGAAGTCAAAATACCATATCAGAGCTTAAGATTTCTAACGatactactttgtttttgcaggatgagatAAATGATTACGTTGTTAACCATTATCAGGCCAAGTTCAATGGAGGTGACGTTCATATTGATCCAGTTTTATTTGATATTGAGCATGAGAGCATTTCAGCTACCGAAAGTGCCTATATGGATGCTATTCCATCTTTGGAGGAAGTTAAAATGACGGTTTTCGATTTGGGAGCTGATTTTGCGCCTGGCCCAGATGGCTTCACAGGTTCTTTCTATCGACAGTGCTGggacattatttctagagatatCTTTAATGCAATTGCAAACTGTTGGTCTATGCATAAAATTCCcaatggcattaactctagttttattgttcttattccaaaaaataataagtctgatgctattaaatactataggccaattggcttgagcaattttttcttcaagatcattACTAAGATTATGGCTACCAGGCTTGGTACTGTTTTAAATAAGTTGATCTTTGAAGAGCAAGCGGCGTTTATGAAGGGTATAAACACTCATGAGAATATAGCTTTGGCGTCTGAATTGATCAATGAGATCAATACGGAAAGGAAGCATGGAAATGTTGTCCTCAAACTGGATATTTCCCAAGCTTTTGAAACGATAAGTTTGGATTTCATAGctgaagtttttcgtcaatatggatTTTCTGATTCTTGGTGCAAGTGGTTTCTTAATATCCTTAGCTCAGCTCGGATTTCTGTCATGATTAATGGATGCCCTGAAGGTTATTTCAGTATTGCTAGAGGTATGCGTCAAGATGATCCTCTCTCACCTTTGatctttgttcttattgaagatgttttaagtCGCAATCTTTCCAAGTTGTTTGCAAATAATAGTATGCATGTTATGGTTAGTAAGAAAGGTGTGGCGCCTACTCACTTACTTTTCGCGGATGATATCCTTATTTTCTGCAAAGGTAATCTTCATAGTTTGCAAAATTTGAAGAATATGCTTGTTTTGTATGAACGTCCGTCTGGTCAGTGCGTAAACTATGAAAAGAGCAAGTTTTATTTTGGAGGTGATAGAATTTCTCATGCTATTGCTATTTCTAACTATTTGGGTATGGAGAGAGCTATGTTTCCGGATAAATACTTAGGTATTCAATTGAAACCTGGAATTGTTCGGCATATTCACGTTCACCAAGTGGTtgagaagattatggacaagTTGGCTGGATGTAAAAGTAAACTTTTATCATTCCAAGTAAGGCTTGTGCTAATTAAATCGGTGATTTCTAGTTATGTTATTCATTTTATGGCTGTTTATAAGTGGCCATGCACGGTTATTAAGCAAGTTGAGAGTGCCAttagaaattttctttggtccgGGGATGCTGAAAAACGTAAATATTTTACGGTTCTATATGATGATCTATGCCTCTCAAAGCGTGAAGGTGGTCTTGGCATTAAGAAGTTAAATGATGTTAATAGGGATATGCTCATAAATCTTTGGATTTCTATTCGGGATTCAAACAAGATCTGGGCCAGATTTTTGAGGGCCAAATACTTTAAGATCAATGGTAATCTGATAAATTACAAGctgggttcttcggtttttcctgGTATTCGCTTGGTCTACAACTTTGTGCAGAAGCAtacacgctcaattataggtaatggtgctaatacttaCCTAttatttgataattggtgtggtgattttctattgcgcaaagacttggcatcacttccaaaggccctaatgattttaaggctaaAGTTAGTGATATCATTTTTGATGGTGCTTGGGTTATTCCTGAAAAAACAAGAGAGTTGATGATTCGTTGTAATATTGATGTGGAAAACTTGCTGGTTATTGCTGGTGGTGAGGATTATAAAATTTGGGATTTAGATAGCAAAGGCGTTTTCTCAGTTAAGTCGGCTAAGGCCGCTCTTAAGTTGTCGGCAGAAGTTGTGCCTTGTGCAAATCTGTTTTCTAGACAGGTTGTGCACCCTACCTTGAGTGTGCAATACTAGAAGATTTGGACCAAGCAATGTTGTGCTAGTGAAGACAATATTATTAAGAAGACTGGTAGGAGCATTCCTACTATGTGTCGCTTATGCAGGAAAAGTTGCGAAACTCTTAGACACATCACTTGGCATTGCAGAGTTGCTAGGAGGATTTGGGCTTGGGTGGCTGGAGTTTTCAAGATGGATCCAAATGAAGACATGGTGGACTCGTATAAGGCTGCTAAAGGTCGTAGTAGAATGATAAAGGACCTGTGGTtggttgcaaatcttgcaattgtCACGGAGTTATGGAAGTTACGTAACAAGTCTTATTTTGAGAATATGGCTTTTCAATGGATGGGCTTTAAAGGGAGAGTTTATCAGGTTATTCGTGATAATTCAATTAGAATGACAGGTCACATGCATAATACTTTAGAGGAGTTAAGCATTCTGAATTATTTCAAAGTGCGACATAAATCATGCAAAACGTCTTctccaattgagattagttggaCTCCTcctaatcaagatgaaatcatgatttgttgtgatggtgcttctttTGGAAACCCGGGCCAAGCTGGTTCAGGTGTGGTTTTCCGGAATGCAAATTCGAAGGTGCTTGGTGTTCTCTGTGTTGGCCTTGGTTGGCAAATAAATTTCTATGCGGAAGTATGTGCAAT
Coding sequences within:
- the LOC113273144 gene encoding uncharacterized protein LOC113273144; this encodes MRVKLLEEIEVKHAKKMIRVQQALQGAWLINAQFLAKDGARDKLQELSYLHKPDVICIAEPHVFCSVRFVRSLNLVDFSEDVIKNEVDGDKGNICILWKNTLLRPDILSTSKQAITVNFTGDFITDVYASYNLVVRKRLWPSIRFRFYIYSLVGVGRFQLHFTPGGKEGISDNGLVEADAIGKKYTWYNYRSGAHRIVSRHDMAVFNDAWCYKYANWRCKALPRVCSDHSPHFGFAFENPKPARVPFRIQKMWFSHPGFMQLVEERWSLDLNGAPPFVFTSKLKRLKEVLKIWNRTIFGDVQFHLKQAELKLETENDILDYDPADEFQFLRVADAKKEVDDVRMDLAIMLKMKSRVTWLEDGDQNTRFFHNSIRMRRSQNTISELKISNDTTLFLQDEINDYVVNHYQAKFNGGDVHIDPVLFDIEHESISATESAYMDAIPSLEEVKMTVFDLGADFAPGPDGFTEQAAFMKGINTHENIALASELINEINTERKHGNVVLKLDISQAFETISLDFIAEVFRQYGFSDSWCKWFLNILSSARISVMINGCPEGYFSIARGMRQDDPLSPLIFVLIEDVLSRNLSKLFANNSMHVMVSKKGVAPTHLLFADDILIFCKGNLHSLQNLKNMLVLYERPSGQCVNYEKSKFYFGGDRISHAIAISNYLGMERAMFPDKYLGIQLKPGIVRHIHVHQVVEKIMDKLAGCKSKLLSFQVRLVLIKSVISSYVIHFMAVYKWPCTVIKQVESAIRNFLWSGDAEKRKYFTVLYDDLCLSKREGGLGIKKLNDVNRDMLINLWISIRDSNKIWARFLRAKYFKINGNLINYKLGSSVFPGIRLVYNFVQKHTRSIIGPNDFKAKVSDIIFDGAWVIPEKTRELMIRCNIDVENLLVIAGGEDYKIWDLDSKGVFSVKSAKAALKLSAEVVPCANLFSRQVVHPTLSVQY